The following DNA comes from Coraliomargarita parva.
GGCAGCCAAGATCAGCAAGCCCCCGTAAAGGATAGTTCGGTACCGTCGTTGTTTCACAAAACAGACATCCTAAGCGGTCAAAACCCAACCGACAACCCGTTAAGTTCTTTTGACAACCATCCAAGTGAAGGAAAATTGACCGGATTCCTAAGACTAGCTTGCCGAAGTCACGAAATGAGGGTTTATTTGGACCATGAGTCCCTCCTATTGTGGTCGCATTGCACCGACCCCGACCGGCTATCTGCACCTCGGGCATGCACGGACGTTCTGGATCGCCATGGAGCGCGCACGGGAGGCCGGAGGCACCCTGATTTACCGCGACGAGGACATCGACCCGCAACGCTGCCTGCCCGAATACGCCCAAAGCGCCATCGACGACCTGCGCTGGTTCGGCTGCGACTGGGACGAGGGACCGGACGTCAACGGGCCGCATGCGCCTTACCGGCAAAGCCAGCGCATGGACCGCTTTCTCCAGGCCTGGGAACACCTCAAGAAGGGCGGCTACATCTACCCCTGCGACAAGTCCCGCAAGGACGTGAGCCGGGCCGCTCAGGCGCCGCATGCCGACGATGATGCGGAACCGATCTATCCCGAAAGCTGGCGGCCCGCCCTCGGAGCCGGACGCACGGCCAAGGAACCGGGAGCCACCAACTGGCGCTTCCGCGTGCCGAACGACCGGGAAATCATTTTTGACGATGTCCGTCTCGGCCCCTGCGAATTTGAATGCCTCCGCGACTTCGGCGACTTCCTCGTCTGGCGGAAGGACGGGGTCCCCGCCTACGAACTGGCCGTCGTGGTGGACGACAATGCGATGGGCATCACGGAAGTCGTCCGCGGCGAGGACCTGCTGATCTCGACCGCACGCCAGCTGCTCATCTACGAGGCACTGGGCCTGACGCCGCCGCAATTCTACCACACCCCGCTGATGTGCGACAGCTCCGGCCTTCGGCTGGCCAAACGTCACCGCTCCCTGAGCCTGCGGGAACTGCGTGAGGCCGGGCACAGCCCGGAAGCCCTGCGCCATTCGGATGACTGGTGGTCGGGCCTCGAGGACTAGGATTTAAAATCATGGAAGAAGAATACGAACAAATACTGGCTGTTAAGGACAAGCTGATCGTCTATCTCGTCACCAACGGGGTGCAGCTTATGATCGCCGCTATCATTCTCGCCATCGGCTTCTGGCTCGGCAAAAGTGTCGCCGGACTGATCCTGCGAGTCTCGGACCGAAAGCAGGTCGACCCCACCCTGGCTCGCTTCTTCGCCGGCTTTTCCAAATTGCTCATTCTCGCCTTTGCCGTCATCATGGCGCTGAGCAAGGCCGGCATCGAGATCACCCCCTTCATCGCCCTCTTGGGGGCCAGCGCCTTCGGCTTGAGCTTGGCCGTCCAGGGCCCGATCTCGAATTACGGTGCCGGTATTGTCCTGATCATCACCCGCCCCTTCAAAGTCGGCGACACCCTCAGCGTAAGCGGCCAAACCGGAATCGTGGACTGCGTCAACCTCGGCAACACCCAGCTGCTCAACGAGGATGACGAACGCATCACCATCCCGAACCGGAAGGTCCTCGGGGAAATCTTCGTCAACTCGCAGGAATACAAGATCGTCGAGGGCATCGTCGGCATCGACTACGCGGCCGACCCGGAACAGGCCATCACCTGTATCCGAAACTCCATTACCGAAGTCGTAGGCATTGCCGAAGGAAGGGAACCCGACGTCGGGATCGATGCATTCGGCGATTCTTCCATCAACATCGGCTACCGCATCTGGGTTCCGACCAACAGCTACCACAGCAAACGCTATGAGTTGAACATGGCCGTCTACCATGCCTTGAAGAAGGCGGAGATCACGATCCCCTTCCCTCAACGCGATGTGCACCTGATTCCGGCCGATAAGGATTAAGTAGAGTCGAGGAGCGGGAACCGTGATACGAGATCCATACGGCTCCTGCTCCCCGCTCATCAAACCGGACGTGCGGATTTATCGCATCCGGCTTTCCGAGGTTGTCACCACAGCGAAGGGTGGTTCGCGGTCAGCGGTAGTTGGTGGAGCTTGTAGGTGCCGTGGAGTTTGGCATTGGTGAAGAAGCCGTAGTAGCTGTGTTTGCGCTTATGCTTCTTCCATAACCAGTGGCGGTAGCGGGCACGCAGCCAGTTGTTGCTTTGGGCAAACACACGGCTACTGCTACGATAGTGGAAGTAGTTGCCCCATCCGCGGGCGATACGGTTCACCCGTGCGACCGCGGCGGTGCTGCTCTTCCATGTCGTCCAGTGGTTGAGTTCTTCGCGCACTTTATCCCTCAGAGCCTTCTGTGAGTCTCTTGAGGGTTCGACGTGCACATAGCGCTTGCGACTGCGAAGGCTCGTGCGCCAGTAGAGCTGGAAGCCAAGGAAGCTGAAGCCTTCTCTCGCAAAATCGACCTTGCGGGTCTTTTTGCGGTTCAGACTCAAGCCTTTGGCCGACAGATAGCGGTCGAGCCGTTCCAGTAGTTCGGTTCCTTTACCACGCTGGCAGAGGATAACCAGATCGTCTGCATAGCGGACCATCTGTGCGCCACTTCCGGCACTTCCGTTGACCTGATGATCCAGACCATTCAGATACAGGTTTGCCAGCAGGGGCGAGAGAACCCCGCC
Coding sequences within:
- the gluQRS gene encoding tRNA glutamyl-Q(34) synthetase GluQRS — translated: MSPSYCGRIAPTPTGYLHLGHARTFWIAMERAREAGGTLIYRDEDIDPQRCLPEYAQSAIDDLRWFGCDWDEGPDVNGPHAPYRQSQRMDRFLQAWEHLKKGGYIYPCDKSRKDVSRAAQAPHADDDAEPIYPESWRPALGAGRTAKEPGATNWRFRVPNDREIIFDDVRLGPCEFECLRDFGDFLVWRKDGVPAYELAVVVDDNAMGITEVVRGEDLLISTARQLLIYEALGLTPPQFYHTPLMCDSSGLRLAKRHRSLSLRELREAGHSPEALRHSDDWWSGLED
- a CDS encoding mechanosensitive ion channel family protein; protein product: MEEEYEQILAVKDKLIVYLVTNGVQLMIAAIILAIGFWLGKSVAGLILRVSDRKQVDPTLARFFAGFSKLLILAFAVIMALSKAGIEITPFIALLGASAFGLSLAVQGPISNYGAGIVLIITRPFKVGDTLSVSGQTGIVDCVNLGNTQLLNEDDERITIPNRKVLGEIFVNSQEYKIVEGIVGIDYAADPEQAITCIRNSITEVVGIAEGREPDVGIDAFGDSSINIGYRIWVPTNSYHSKRYELNMAVYHALKKAEITIPFPQRDVHLIPADKD